The genomic interval CAACATTCAAGTGCATGCAAACTTCTCATACAtttgtaaataaatatttggttAACAAGCCTCACAACAGTTGGACGGCTGTTGATAACATCTAAGTCATACACCAAGGGTGCTCCAAAATGTATCTTTTCTTCACCTCAATTTCCAAGAGAAAAACAATGACATCATAGTGAAGTACATTTACACTCCAATTTTTGGTGATTTCCTCGAATGAATTTCTCAATAGCAGTAAAAGTTAGATGTATTCTAAAACAATACTGCATATGTTAAGAGCATATTCCTGACCTCTATCGTAGAAATTCATAAAGTTACAAGATTAAAAGAAAGCATAAAGTTGGCAAAGAAAATTCCATTTACAAACAATTCTCTCTTGGTTATTAAGTAATGGCCGGTATGTAATTTAAAAGACGTGAAAGTCATTCAAAAGATTAGAGTTTGTTGCTTAAGGTGTacattttttacttttttatatCATCGAAATTTCATGAAGGTCAAAAGTAGAAATAATGTAGTAACATATAAGATCTAGGTGTTAAGAAGGAATCAAGTATAGAATGTAGATAGGAAAATTCAGACGAATTCTGAGGTCAAGAAAATGCATAATTGTCTGTGGTCATGAACTGACTGATAAAGGAGTGGGAATTAGTTCAAATTACTTGGGCTTGATCTATGAAAAGTTTAGCTTGCATGCACCAGGTAAAATGATTGAACCATCATCACAGTATGAGAGTTAACTTGAGAGACAGATATCACATCGACCAAAAGAACCTGAAATAAGCAATTAAAAGTGTGGAATATATATGTAGTAGAGGTAACCGCCATGAAGCAGAACGATACAGAGGAATGACCAATTAACCGTACAAGTCGAGCAATGGCTTTTATATGAGTTATTTGAGCTTAGATTATTCAATGATGGAAATTGAATTGGCGactaaaaacaaaaagacaaacAGGAGGATTGGgatttgaaagaaaaacaaattgAACATTTCACATGACTTGGCTCCACTAAAATGAGAGATTTACTACCGTAAACTACAGAACTAACATAGCTCCCATGAATCAACCATTTCAAATGCTAAATAATATTTGTGAATTGTGCCCTTCAGCTTTTTATTTTAGAATTGCTATTTCTGGCTTCAACTTTTCCAAGTAATATTTTGTTGACAGCAGAGCAGCATACAGTAGAAAACGAACTATACAAATCCTCAGCCCAGTTATCTGTTGAGAAGTCGACCATTCACATTGATCCACTAAGGTGAATCAGAAAAATGCCAATAGTTGTATTGTTGGCAATGCCATCAATCATAAATGCATATGGGACGCAGATATTTCTCTATTATGCCAAAGAACACATCATTCGCAATTGAAGAAGAACAAGCATAACAATGGCAGTCAAAAGCTGGAGGTCCGAGGCATGGGACTACTTATTGCACAAAATTCAACTAAACAAGTTTCTTTGATCTTATcagaaataagaaaaaaaattataatcagCCGGACGACAAAAGAACTTGTGAATACAATTCACCAATAAAGACGTACTCCATTCAAATGACAGAGAATGCAGGCATAATTGAAAGTCGTTTAAAAAGTAAAATCCAAGGACAAACCACGCCAATCAGACAGAGAATGCAGGCATCATTACGAGTCAAATACCTTTTCTCTCCACACATTCATCATGAATTTTGCAACAAGCATCCAGGTCATCGCAAGGTTTCTCTcccggacatccagtccaaccTACTCCACAGTACTTCCCGTACCTTATCCCAATCGCTGCGCACACATTTCAGATTAAACAAACAAAAACAGATGAAATTAAGCACCACAACAAACAGTGACCAATCAATATCATTCGCAAAGCATTCTTTCGAAGAAACGTACTATTGCAGTTCTCCGCCACACAGGTTTTGCTGCACACAACCTATTCATGGCCAACGGCTGAATGAAAAACCATACAGAAACTCATTTTTCGCATAAAAGGCTAATAAATCAATAAGAAAAACACCTGACGTTCATCGACGGCTTCTACGAAAACAATTACGACTAGAATGAATGCGGCGGCGGCGCGAGTCCGGTGCCGAACAACGGCGTATCGCTCTGGCATTGTCGATTTCCTTTTCAACTGCTATTCTTCTCTCTTATATGTTACATGGACGCTTGCCCTTCGTAGCTTCTCCTGCGTTTTCTAGCTctagttatttttaaattactAAAATGCCCTCTCAATCATTCGAATTTTTTGCGTGGCCTCTGCTCTCTGATTGGCTAGGGCCTCCTTTTATTACGTGGtttcgaaaaaattaaaaaaaatcattttccttttttttaaaaaaaaatcattatattttatgttttacaaaaaacaaatataattttacccaaataaattatattttcaaagAACAAAAATAGTCAAGATTTTACACTTAATAATATAGCAAAATAaacattattattaattatacaTTAGTGTTATGAAATACAATAATTTTATACATCACTCAATAAGTAACCGTGTATTTAAATTTCAATTAGGTTTTGAGATACATCTTCACAAGTGAGATAATATTCTATTCATCTGAATTTATAAATTTCAATTAGGTTTTGAGATACATCTTCACAAGTGAGATAATATTCTATTCATCTGAATTTATAGATATATCGAATAAGTTCGACAATTTAatttggacaaaaacttgtctgagacgatctcatgagtcttatttgtgagacaaatctcttatttgaatcatccatgaaaaaatattactttttatgttaagagtattactttttattgtaaatatcgacaAGGTTGACCAATATCAAAGATTAAGatatgtgagacgatttcacattAGACTCACTCTTTAATTTGAATATTCCGATAAATTGATATCCAATTATAAAATAATCAATTAGTTGGATCTATTTTCACTTGCATAATCTTTTTCAAGATGACAAAACTATCATAAAACTCAACTAGAAGAAATGAAATACGACAAATGTCCACAAATATTTACCTTTTTTCAtccttttttttataaaaaaatattactcgtATGAAAAGACAATTCAAGTTTACTTCTGTCACCAaacaaatcaaaatattttttcagcAAAAAGGAATTCAAATGAATAGATGGCATTTGTTTGCATATCTTATTTTGGTGCAAACCATATATATAGACTCTTTCAACAAAGGAAGCTAGCTGCTGCATCAGTTGAGGGAAAATTAATAGTCAAAATACACTAATAATTATTGGAGACAAATCATATTCAACACTGCTTTCTCAGCTTCAAAACTTTGAAGAGAAACAAAAGGATGCTGGGTAAGAATGGTCCTTACCAATGATTATAACTACGTTCTTCTTTTTTCAGGGATAGTAACCGGTAAAAGTGAATCCCCTTCCGATGATCTCACCGGCACAGAACCATGCAAAGCACTCGAGCCCAAACAAAGCCGCAATGCCTGCATCCTCTACCTTCAGCTCCTGCTTGTTCTTCCACATATTCTTCACATAATCCAGTTCCTTCCAGAATGACTCAGTACGACCTGGAATGCTGCACATGGATGATTATGATGTTAAACAGAGATGCAGAGGAggccaaaaacaaaaataacacaTTTGTGGGGTGCATCAAAACAGTCGATTGCTTAAATAAATTTAGCAGAGTTTCTAGCTGAATGAGCATGCAATGAGTATGGGACCAAGTTTATTATGTGTAAATTTCATCAAAGGAAGGAAAATGTTTTGACCATCCAAAAATCttaatttggcacaaaattatctATCATGACTTAAGAAGGAGACCATGGCTTTAATTTCTGCAGCTCTGCGCGTCTCTGCCTCAAATTCTTTCTGCGTTTGAAGGTCTCTGTCTCCGAGTCTGCAATCTACATTTCCCTGTCTACTACCGAACGTTCCAATCTCGGGAGCTTCAACTTCtggagatgatgatgatgatgataagaTGAGTAGGAtgcagatttatttttatgatttactAATAAATTTTAGATGATTGGAATTTGTTTtttgttatgatttatgttacattatctattaatgaatttttatttttattgaatgttatctttgtgaaaatatttaatttaaataatacaaattacttaatatatgttgaattttaaaatttgtgtaAAATGCGCTTTACTTCGATAAAACGTGCGCTCCGCCTTGCACTTTGCGTCTCAGGTACCAATGCACCCTAGTGCTTTAGTGCGCCTTACGCCCTAAATACTATGCCCCAACCTACCCCAatttcttggtccagaagtaagATACATGAACTACTTAAACCCATAGTTGTCGAAGGCGAACACTTCTCGCCTTAGAGGTGAGAGGCCCCACCAAGCAAGGACCCCGCGCCTAGGGTCATCCCAGATGACCTTAGGCGCAGCAATTCACTAAGACGAGCTCAGGCACTCGTTTGGAATAGCCTTGGAAGTTCACTCAGgcttttttaattatttgtttaaAACAAACAGCCCAAACCCAAACCCTAGCAAACCAACGCCCCAATACGGAAATCAGAAGAAGAGAACTCTGAACAGAAGAACGAGGTGAGGGCCTCTACATACAAACAATCAGAAAAACACTGATTCACATCTTTTGGATGAAGAGAAAAAAGTAATTGATGTTGATCAAGAAAATGAAGTCCAAAAAAAATACAAGTCCGAAAGTTCTGAGAACTCTGATGATTCGATGGAATAAGATGAACTTGATTTAGATGATTGaaaaattttaatcatattacttattaattattttttgtttggtGTGATATTGTGacttaattatttcatattttaatatatttattctaaaataaataatttttaaaaaaacttaaaaatgtgAGCCTTGCTTCGGTGAGACGCAAAGATTTCACGGCTCTTGCGCGCCTCGGTGCGTCTTGCGCCCTTGACAACTGTGCTTAAACAATCAAAGTTGAGCATCTCGTCAAACATTTCACATGTTGATTCTTTTATGATTCACCATTCTAAACAAGTCTTTTTGAACGAAAGCAATATATATGAATGTATGGGAACATCCATATATGTAAAAGAAACATGCAGTGTAGACAGTCAGGAGATTCAGTATCCAATTGCGCAACAGGTGCACGAGCACACAATCAAGGAAATGAAACTAAGATCTGGTTGGTCACAACAAACCACCATTGCAACAAAGTGTAATCTAAACACCGAAAAATGTAATCGGCTAAAAAAACAAATGACTTAGGTAAATCTTATGGTTTCATGTGCTACTTCAAGTTAACATAAATTGCATTTAAAAACAAGCAAGTCAAGCAAAATACATAGCAATGAAAAGACACCAAAACACTCCAAGGAACGCAGTCAAGCCCACAGTAATATGGTTGATCCATCATAAATTTTTATCCGTAGACCACATTCCCTCTAACAATGCCAAGAAAATTGTCGTGAGTGAGCATAACAACATGGTCCCACAACTAAAGCTGACAACacaaacatcaccatttttttGCTGCACCTCAGTCTATCATATACTGATGGAAAAAAGAAACAACTAAACCACAGGGAATACATAGACAGGATTCAAAACCTTCTCAGTTGAAGTTAAAAAAAGTATCAAAGGTGGTGGAATGCGGATATCATGTTGAATCAGAAACCTCTAACAGCCGAATTGCAAGTATTTTCACTCATCTACAGTTAAAAATTACGTATATATACACCGTCAAAGAGATTCACACAGAACATTCAAGCTATAAAAACAGACATCATATAAAAATGTTCAGGATGTCAGTACAGAAAAGGTAAGGTTCGGATTGTCAACTTTCCGCCGACGTCCTATATAGCTTACATCAATGGACATTCGGACTATGAAAACACTACTCTTAATAATGTGTAGTTCAATAAATTTTCAAGGAATAATTGGAACATTCAATGGTAAGATGaatgttcaattttttttaacaaaaaaccatttaaagttttaaacagcTCAGGTATATCCCAGTTCCACTTGTGCTCACAACTAATTTTCTCATTTTGCTTCAGCATTTAGCCTGTGGCACCCCTAGGCTAAGTCACCTGACATATTTAAACCAATATAAATTGAATGGAACCAAAACAAGACAGGAATGTCCCACTAGGTGGTGGGAAGAAAAGTTGATTCAGCCTGTCCAAGACTTCATTAAAATCAGCACAATACAAAGTAAAAGGTCCTTCAATAATCAATTTACTTAGTTGATTTCATGGATTATACAAATTAAAATGCAAACTGAAATATTCTGATATCAACAGGTACCCTTGGAGAAAAGGTCATGTTGCTCATGCCATTgcagatattttatttgtgcATACATCAGCCATTTATATCATAGGCATCGAGGCCGATAGATCCAGCAACAGACACCCTTGGATAAAAGGTCATGTTGCATAAGTGATAGTAGATATTTATTTGTGCATAGGCCAGCCATTTATATCATGGGCGCTGGCGCCAACACATGAACTAATAACAGCATTGTCTCTCATTCAGGTTAGTAGTCATCCAGCAACATAAATATTAAGATAGAAAACTGAACAAATAAGAATTTCTAGATTTTTTCAGGCAACAACCATTATTTTTTTCCTAAGCGTTAACAAATCTGATGCAGTATCATTTGGACCAAAGAACAGGGTGAAGAGTGGAGGCCCATCATTTCAAACTCCATGTTCTAGGAATACTAGATGAGAGAGAAAGGAGATGCACGACAGGGAAGAggaaaaaaagaataaaagagATAATAATTGTTAGTGTTAGCATCCAGAAATTATTCCGAATTTCAGTTGTATTCGAAGCTGGTAGGGGCAAGAGAGAAAGTGTCTCTCTCTTGTTAGATTTATTTCCATTCCAGCTTGGTTTCATTCTATTAGGATTATTTCAAGTTGAGCACTTTCTTTCAATCAATATGACCTTCCTTACATCGTTAGTACACCTATCATCATCGTTGAGGTTGTATCTATTGACCAAATTTGGAAAACAGAGCCATACAGAGGTTTCAATTTCTAAGAAATAAGATTAATAAGCTGTCCAAGAATTCCAATCAAAACCATGGATGTAACGCAAGGATGCAGAGTAACCTCGCAAGACGGGTGTAGAATAACTGTTTTGCCAACTCATTGCATTTCTCCACAGTTGGCGGATCTACAATGTATTGTTTATTTTGCTCCAACAATTGCTTGTGGTAGGCAGATCCATGCTTGGCGACAAATTGTGAGGCTTGTAAAACCTTGGCTTGCACTTGCCGCAACTTGGATGCCATCAATTCTCAAAGAAGGTTCTACACGAAACATATGAAACAAGTTAAGGTCAAAACTTAAAACTAAAATGGTTAGATATTTGAGTTTCCATCTAgacataatcaacaaatcaatGGTTAGATATTTGAGTTTCCATCTAgacataatcaacaaatcaagTCAACCAATTGGGAGAAGCATTTTCCCAGAATTGTCTGAGTTTACTATATAAACTTCCAACGATTTATGAGACAATATAGAACATGATTATAATGAGGATATTCCCATAATATAATTGCATTATTCAAGTTTACCAGCTGATTAACCACTGCAATTCATTCCATGAGGCATGAGACATTAATTGGAGTATAAAACAATCCAGGGATCATTTTACTTAGATTTGTTACAAGTATTTCCTTGCATCAAGAATGACAGAAGCATCATCTCAACACAAGCACCACTAAATAGAGTAACTTGCAGCCAAAAACTTATCATCTGACACTTTTCTTACTAGCTAGGATATGCTACAGATGACTTATGTTCATCAAAGGACGAAAGAAACACCATAAACAACTTGCTACTTAAAATCCAGCGATTTTGCTAGCGAATAGTGATTAGGATTAGATAATTTTATTTGTTAATACAACGCAAATCAGACCTGCTGCAATTCAAAAGTACAACGAAGGCAGCGAATAGCGAGTACTACTTTCATCTATACATTTAGCTCAAGACTACTTTCCCGACAAAGAAATATGTTCTACTACATGAATCACAATGGCTACAAAAGCAAAAAAACATTTATCTACATCACGCAGTCATTTCGATTCATTGACAGAAAAGTACACTTATTTCCACCAATTCAGGTCTTCCATATCATTTCGTTCCTCGGTAAGTCCACTCTCAgggaaaaaaaatgaattacctaaaaatatcaaacatttAAAAACCAGTTCACAGATCGCATCGAATTCTAGAGCCAGCACAAAAAGAAACCCTAAGAATGACCGATCTGGTAACAGATCTGATAAATATGCTCAAAATCCCATGAAACTGTGTATAAAAACCAGAAATTACAGCCCATAAATTAGCGCAAAATTAAGAGAAAAATGAGCTGAATTAGCAATTGACCTCTCCTCGACGAGAGAGTTTCACGAGCGAAGGGTTTTTCACTCGTCTATCCGCTCAGTGTAAGAAAAGAAATGAAAGGAGGGCGAAAAATATCAAATTGTATATTTAAAagggtttttatttttttaatctttgttaCTAAACCCTGTAAATTGTAGTTAACTACAGCATAGAGTAAGTGACAAAAATTATAGTATAAAGTACAAGGGATTTTATAAAGTATAGTGTCCACTTATATAGTCGACTCGATCTATACATAaagttaaaattaatatttttgaaaaaaaatagcGTAAGTGACAAAAATTATAGTATAAAGTACAagagattttataaaatatagtgTCTACTGATACAGTCGACTCGATCtatacataaaattaaaattaataattttgaaagaaaataatatttttttattaattgaattaaattaaaaatttgtataataaaaataactcaGAAGacgatttcataaaatattttatgttatctAAAATGGCCTTTGTTGTCAATTAacttttaaaagataaaaatttatgaGAGACTGTTTTACGGGTCggatttgtgagacagatattttatttgggttatcgatgaaaaaatattattttttatgctaagagtatcactttttattatgaatattagTAGGGTTGATATGTCTCACAgaataagatccgtgagacggtctcacatgagagtcACTCATTTTAAAAATACCTTTTAAGTTTCGAAAATTCCTTTTAAAGCCTTTTTTGTAATTTGgtaggggtgtcaaaatgcgacacgacccgtcaacccgacacgacccaacacgaaaaaaatcaggttcgggTTGGGGTTTTTCGAGTTCGGATTGGGTTCGGGTCGGGTGGATTCAGGTTAATGCCATATTAGACGGGTTTGGGTCGGGTCGGGTCGCGGGTTGACCCGCgaactttttaaaaaaacatttttacctatatttttatatattgtatgtttgaacaaaatttattgtatatttatatgataaattttcatcatttaatatttattttgcatatttttatttgatttagtaaatatacttttaattttctacgattaaactttcaaatttaaatcgaaaattttgttattacgtgtttaaattaaaatatcattattttttaattttttgaatttttttcattaattttttaaaaaaaattaataaaatccgGTTAGGCGGGTTAGACGGGTTGAGTCGGATTATACGGGTTCGTATTCGGGTTGGGGGTTTTTTGGTTGCTTCGGATTCGGGTTGGGTTcagtttgaaaaataaaataaaaaaaattcacggGTTGACCCAAAACCCGACCCAACCCAGCCGATTAACACCCCTATCATTTGGCCTTCATTTGGAACTTTTTCATATGGACACAAAACAAATGTTAAATTACAATCCTACAAggtcaaaatttaattttgatttttttatatataaaatataaaaataataaaataagaacaattctcattttgaaatATGGAATAGCCAGTGCAGAATCatactttatttttcttcattttttttatttttaaaattttaaattgaaaataaataatagataataaaacTTTCAGTAAAAATTgatgaaattaaaaataatgataaaacGACAATTATTAGTATATTACTAAcagtataaataaatatttatcaaataaaatcagattgaaaaattcaaaaattatttataaatttcatgattttagtaaatttatcaatttttatgaTTGTTATAAAAATTTCACGTCAAgtccaaaaaaatatata from Primulina eburnea isolate SZY01 chromosome 17, ASM2296580v1, whole genome shotgun sequence carries:
- the LOC140818815 gene encoding probable phospholipase A2 homolog 1, translated to MPERYAVVRHRTRAAAAFILVVIVFVEAVDERQVVCSKTCVAENCNTIGIRYGKYCGVGWTGCPGEKPCDDLDACCKIHDECVERKGLANIKCHEKFKRCIKKVHKNGNAGFSKTCPYDTAVPTMVQGMDMAILFSQFGNSKIEL
- the LOC140818319 gene encoding uncharacterized protein — translated: MASKLRQVQAKVLQASQFVAKHGSAYHKQLLEQNKQYIVDPPTVEKCNELAKQLFYTRLASIPGRTESFWKELDYVKNMWKNKQELKVEDAGIAALFGLECFAWFCAGEIIGRGFTFTGYYP